Proteins from one Triplophysa dalaica isolate WHDGS20190420 chromosome 6, ASM1584641v1, whole genome shotgun sequence genomic window:
- the LOC130425324 gene encoding toll-like receptor 13, whose protein sequence is MSNRNHILGSVTLEEVSAYLLVLLCCAHVNPTHGFSLNNCTIGFPFQYSGNLKVTCNRMGYREVPRPLPNNTVNLDISFNSISKILHCDFISLTHLITLNMSHNRISEIESSTFSSLRNLTELNLSNNKLNNVSAGLLSGLITLSHLMLDSNYIETIENQSFVTLSNLRCVNLTSNRLQHISRLHGVLQVLTLEHLYLGKNGFAVLNSSDFPSALPALKLLDLSLNPLIVFKITENIFPALEYLNLSRCFYKGSVDWTVSDKMFLNSVKTLNLSKSNISEKQLAHIIQSFSSVMWMRLNDLKGFKVRRILPVACSTPLRGLAFEDNDLSVLTDETFSPCTILNELHLRNNRISRMYKSTFKDLNNLTVLRIQKNKLTELNGTLQDLPKLQLLDLHLNHMENLDCSDFANLTELRTLYLHSNRITTIKACIFKHLENLYELDLSTNSLLTVGYAFTNGPQNLKHLNLKSNKLSVIQNNSFKGLRSLMVLELEDNQILDIKSYGFAGMTNLTELNLSSNKITERKLRNHTIFSSTPSLRNLHMSCNYLSYESHEELQHPPFATLTELKVLAINSQRRGLRYMPSNFLKGLKHLQAFYAGNLNMEHLHVDTFSHTPNLVILDLSSNNFADRHALTAMVFHPIPGLEKLTLVRAHLQTLDFFLEANLTNLRNLRANINDLQLINQTVIQSLPHLKILDLHSNSFTCDCSNAWFVDWAIMNNDTQVPYLNMYKCRYPPSLSGSSLATFDTESCNVHYDFVCFVYSSTAIIVTMIISFIYHFLRWQVVYAYYLFLAFLNDRKRRGNKNHEFRYDAFISYNVREEPWVMEELVPNLEGQHGMKLCIHHRDFQPGKAIIDNIVDGIYNSRKTICLITQNYLKSVWCSNEIQVASFRLFDEQKDVLILVFLEDIPIHQLSPYYRMRKLVKKRSYLQWPKPGTDTKVFWQKLKMAIETKETMEDDTQILSGQEKECS, encoded by the coding sequence ATGTCTAACCGAAACCACATTCTAGGAAGCGTCACACTTGAGGAAGTTTCTGCGTATCTTCTGGTTTTGCTCTGTTGTGCTCACGTCAACCCAACCCATGGATTTTCATTAAACAACTGCACGATCGGTTTCCCCTTCCAGTACTCTGGAAATCTCAAGGTGACGTGCAACAGGATGGGCTACAGGGAGGTCCCTAGACCGCTACCCAACAACACCGTCAATCTGGACATTTCCTTCAATTCCATCTCCAAGATTCTTCATTGTGATTTCATCAGCCTCACACATTTGATCACATTGAACATGTCTCACAACAGGATATCTGAAATAGAAAGCAGCACTTTTAGTAGCTTGAGAAACTTAACAGAGCTCAACTTGTCCAACAACAAACTAAACAATGTGTCTGCCGGTCTCCTTAGCGGTCTCATCACTCTTTCTCATTTAATGCTCGACTCAAACTACATTGAGACCATCGAAAACCAGTCTTTTGTAACTCTTTCCAATCTGAGGTGTGTCAACCTCACTAGTAATCGCTTGCAGCACATTTCCAGACTCCACGGCGTCCTTCAAGTACTCACTTTAGAGCATCTATACTTGGGAAAGAACGGCTTTGCAGTACTCAACTCAAGTGACTTCCCATCCGCACTCCCCGCATTAAAACTGTTGGATTTATCACTGAATCCATTGATAGTGTTCAAGATAACAGAAAACATCTTCCCTGCTCTTGAGTACTTGAACTTGTCACGCTGTTTCTACAAAGGATCTGTGGATTGGACGGTTTCAGACAAGATGTTCCTAAACTCCGTCAAGACCCTCAATCTTAGTAAGAGTAATATTTCGGAGAAACAACTGGCTCACATAATACAGAGTTTCTCATCTGTTATGTGGATGAGACTAAATGATTTGAAGGGATTTAAAGTCCGCAGAATTTTACCAGTGGCGTGTTCTACGCCTTTAAGGGGTCTTGCCTTTGAGGATAACGATCTGTCTGTACTAACTGACGAAACGTTCAGTCCTTGTACAATCCTGAATGAGTTACACCTAAGAAACAACAGAATATCAAGGATGTATAAATCAACCTTCAAAGATCTGAATAACTTGACAGTGTTGCGTATACAAAAGAACAAGTTGACGGAGTTGAACGGAACTCTTCAGGACCTTCCCAAGTTACAGTTACTCGACCTTCATCTAAACCACATGGAAAATCTCGACTGCTCGGATTTTGCAAATCTAACAGAGTTAAGGACACTCTACCTGCATTCTAACAGAATTACGACAATAAAGGCATGTATAttcaaacatttagaaaatctATATGAACTCGATTTGAGCACTAACAGCCTGTTAACGGTCGGTTACGCCTTCACAAACGGCCCCCAAAATCTTAAGCACCTGAATTTGAAGTCCAACAAATTAAGCGTCATCCAAAACAACTCGTTTAAAGGTCTACGGTCCCTTATGGTCTTAGAACTCGAAGACAATCAAATATTAGACATTAAGTCCTACGGCTTCGCAGGAATGACAAATTTAACAGAGCTTAATTTATCATcaaacaaaatcacagaaagAAAACTAAGAAACCACACAATCTTCTCAAGTACACCCAGCCTTCGGAATCTGCACATGAGCTGTAATTATTTGTCGTACGAAAGTCACGAAGAGCTACAACATCCTCCCTTTGCCACTTTGACCGAACTGAAAGTGTTGGCGATAAACAGTCAGCGTCGAGGGTTACGATACATGCCTTCAAATTTCCTGAAAGGCCTAAAACATTTGCAAGCCTTTTACGCCGGTAATCTGAATATGGAGCATTTGCATGTTGACACGTTTAGTCACACTCCCAATCTTGTTATCTTAGATTTGTCCAGCAATAATTTTGCAGACAGACATGCCTTGACGGCCATGGTTTTTCATCCAATACCCGGACTAGAGAAACTTACACTAGTCAGAGCTCACCTTCAGACGCTGGACTTCTTTTTGGAAGCAAATCTCACCAATCTTAGAAATCTACGTGCCAACATCAACGACCTTCAGCTGATAAACCAAACTGTGATCCAGTCCCTTCCTCATTTAAAGATTCTGGATTTACACTCCAACAGTTTCACGTGTGACTGTAGTAACGCCTGGTTCGTCGACTGGGCCATTATGAACAATGACACTCAGGTGCCTTACCTTAACATGTACAAATGCCGTTACCCTCCTTCTTTAAGCGGATCAAGTCTGGCCACATTTGACACAGAATCATGCAACGTACATTATGACTTTGTCTGCTTTGTCTACAGTTCTACTGCCATCATCGTCACTATGATTATTTCATTCATCTATCACTTCCTAAGATGGCAGGTGGTCTATGCGTATTACCTTTTCTTAGCATTTCTCAATGACAGAAAGAGGAGGGGAAACAAAAATCATGAGTTCAGATACGACGCCTTCATTTCCTACAACGTCCGGGAAGAGCCTTGGGTTATGGAAGAGCTTGTACCAAACCTAGAGGGTCAACACGGCATGAAACTGTGTATCCATCACAGAGATTTCCAGCCGGGCAAGGCCATCATCGACAACATCGTAGACGGAATATATAACAGCCGCAAAACCATCTGCCTGATCACGCAGAACTATCTGAAAAGCGTTTGGTGCTCAAATGAAATACAGGTGGCCAGCTTCAGGCTCTTTGACGAACAGAAAGACGTTTTGATTCTGGTTTTCCTTGAGGATATACCCATACACCAGCTCTCCCCGTATTACAGAATGCGGAAACTGGTTAAGAAGCGAAGCTATCTGCAGTGGCCCAAACCAGGAACAGATACAAAAGTCTTCTGGCAGAAACTTAAAATGGCTATCGAGACCAAGGAGACTATGGAAGATGACACACAGATTCTTTCTGGACAAGAAAAAGAATGTTCTTGA